Part of the bacterium genome, CTGAGCGTCGCGCCGTGACCCATATTCTCTTCTCTGAAAATCCCAAAGCATGGGAAGCGGTCGGTGTGGATGTGACCGGATTGTCAGTCGAGCAGCTTCGTGCAAAAGCAAAATCTGAGTGCCAGAGATGTTACCAGGAAGTCATGGCAGGAGCGGATATTGCAGAATTAGCTTCAAAATGGTCGCATGATTCAAATTCTAAAGCCCGAAATGGCGCCAGTGGCTGGTTTGCTCGCCCCGAGATGGTTGAAGAATTTTCCAATGCCGCGTTCAGCTTGGGCGTCGGTAAGGTCAGCAAACCGTTCTCTTCTATCTATGGATGGCACTTGCTTCGAGTCGATTCCGCCTCAACGGAGGTGATTCAGCCGCTTGACTCCGTGTTGCGGGAACAGCTTCGCGCGGAGTTGCGCTCAGGCGAAGAATCAGCTTATGGGCAAGTTATGGTCGACAGTATCTTTCGACTGGCTGAGTTTGAATGGAATGAAGAACTTCTTGCCAAGACCACCGGAGATTATGATCCCTTTGACTGGGTCTGTATTGTGAATAAAACCGACACGATCGACGCCATTGTCCTGCGCGAGAACGAACTGATGTATCGGACGCGTAATCGTACCTCCGAAGTATCACCCGAAATTCGAAAAGACATTGTTAGGGTGAAAGCTACTCCATGGGTGCTGATTTCCAGCGCTCGCCAAATGGGGCTGATGGATACAGATACGATGCGCAATGCCTTCGAAAACTTCCGGCGCGCTGAGATTGTAAACCGCATTTTCCGCGATCGCGTGCCAACAGACCTTACTTGGACTGACGAGCAACTTGAGAGTTATTACAACTCCCACATTGGGGATTTCAAGTCCGATAAGCCTGTCCAACTGCAACACATCGTCTTCGAAGACTCCCTTCGAGCCATCGAAGCTCTCAAAGAAATTCGCGCCGGCGCCGACTTTCGGGCTACTGCAATGAAGTACTACCCCGGTGATGATGACTTCAAGGAAGCCGCTTTCGATCTCGGTTGGATCAGTCGCGATGATGTCAGCCCGGAACTGTACGACCGTGCCTGGCTCACACCAGTCGGCGAAGTCTCCGGTCCGCAAAGATCACAGTGGGGTTTTCATCTAATCAAAGTCCTGGATCGCAAGTCGCAATTGGATTTCCAGGGAGCCAAGACTGACGTTCGACGCAAAATGCGCGAGGAAGCTTATAAGCAAACGGAAGAGAAGTGGATTGCCGGTCTGAAGGAAGGCCGCGACATTGTCCGCCTTGACGAAATTTGGGACCAAATCGACTTTACCAACCCAATGCGATACCGTGCAGTCGCTGATTCGATCAAGCAGGCCCAGGCTTCTAGTGCAACCAGCGGAAAATAAGAACATTACTTATCAGCAGGAAGCGTTGCGGAAAGCCACGCATTTCATCGCCCTGCTGATTCCTACCAGCTACGTCGTTTTTCCAAGAGAATGGGCGATTGCCGCCATGGCAATCGCCTTTACCATTATTGCCGTTTTCGAGTTCTTCAGGCTTAAACGCATGGCTCCCTGGAAGCTCATCGAACCCGTAGTCGGCTCGATGATCCGACCCAAAGAGCAAAACGGCAACTTCACCGGCGCATTTTACATTCTGCTAGCTGGAACTCTGACAATTGCGTTCTTCCCTCGTTGGGTAGCGACGACGGCAATAACATTTGAGATACTTGGCGATGTCGCTTCGGCTCTCGTCGGCCGCAAGTTCGGATATCATAAGATTCGCGGGCAGAAGTCGTTCGAAGGCGCGGCTGGATTTCTCATAGTAGCCTTGCTCATCATCGTGGTAATGCCAAAGGTGCCCTATACTGTCGGGATTGTTGGCGCAATTGTAGCTTCCATTGTGGAAGCCATTTCCATTCACAGGGACGACAACCTCACCGTACCGCTATCTTCCGGACTGGTTATGCACCTGATGATGCAGATCTGGCCCAATTTGCCATAATCGATCATCGATTTTTGAGCGCTGCAGAATGCAAAGAGATTAAATGCTTGACCGTTTCATTGCAACTTGCCACCTTTGCATCAACACTGGTACCAGAAGAATCAAATGAACTTTATCGACCTTCGATCAGATACCGTTACAAGACCTTCGGCAGCGATGCGCGAAGCAATTGCTAACGCCGAGGTCGGCGATGATGTCTTCAATGACGATCCGACAGTCGCGCGCCTGGAACGGATGACCGCTGAATTGCTCGGCAAAGAAGCCGGACTTTTTGTGCCGACTGGCACAATGGGGAACCAGGTTGCTATCAAGACCTTGTCAAATCCCGGCGACGAGATCCTCTGTGATGAAGGTTGTCACATTTTCAATTATGAAGCTTCCGCCGGTGCGGTTGTTTCCGGACTTCTCTTTCATGTCGTGCGCGGAGTTCGCGGCGTAATTACTGCCGCTGATCTCGCTCCGTTGATTCGGCCGGGCGATCTCCATTCGCCCAGAACTTCCATCATTGCATTGGAGAACACGCACAATCGTGCGGGTGGGACTGTATTTCCCATCGAAGTCATGCAATCGATTCGCCAGCTTGCGGATGAGCAGCGAATCATGGTACACCTTGACGGCGCAAGGCTCTGGAATGCCCACATCTCCACCGGTATTCCTTTGGCCGACTATTCGCAGTGCGCGGATACTGTCAGTGTCTGCTATTCCAAGGGCCTTGGCGCTCCAATTGGCTCTTGTATTCTCGGGGATCGTGAGTTCATAGCCGAGGCGCGCCGCACCCGCAAGATGTTCGGCGGCGGAATGCGACAGGTCGGCATTCTCGCAGCAGCGGCGATCTATGCGCTCGAAAACAACATCTCGCGCTTGGTCGAGGACCATGAGAATGCTTGGTATCTGGCGGAATCGCTGTCAGAAATCGAAGGTGTTTACATCGACCTTGATAGCGTGCAAACCAATATCGTAGTTATGGACATTGCCGGCGCTGGCCGTGAAGTCCCCGACGTGATCTATTCGCTGAAAGAAAAGGGCGTGCTGGCCGTCCAATTTGGTCGCACCAAGATTCGCTGTGTCACCCACTTCGATGTCAACCGCGACGACATCCGCGATGCAATCAAGATCTTCAAGGAAGTCTTCGAAGCGTAGCCCGGCAGTTCTTTAGCACCATCCCACACTTTCCTCTTGACTATCTTTCTACCAGTTAACATCTTGGATACGAATATACATTTTAACCAGGAGCGACTTGATGGGCAGTAGGTCGCAGCAAGGTGGGGGCATACTGTTTTTCTTAAGCTACCGAACGGTTTGCTTGGCTGTTGTTTTGCTCTTTTCGATACTCTTCGGTGCCGGTTGCGGCGTAAGTACCGTTTCGAAGCAACTAATCGCTCCAGCGCAAATTCGGAGCGCACAGCACGGTTCAGGATTCCTCAAAGCGCACATGGTCGCCGGCGATATGTACGTCCTCAAAGACTGGCGAGTCGATTCGACGCAGGCGAGAATCACTGGCAACGGAAACCATCTCGATTGGAATCGCGAACTCCTTGACAGCGGGTTTTGCAGCGTACTGCTAGACTCGGTCGTCATTTTTGAAACTAATGAGGTCCAACCTTCAGCGGCCGTGGCCGCCCTGGGAATTGTGACAGTAGCCTCCGCTGTTGTCTCCGTAATCTGTCTTGCCAATCCAAAGGCCTGTTTCGGGTCATGTCCGACATTCTATGTCGATGATGGCGACTCACTGCTTCTGCAAGCGGAAGGGTTTTCATCCAGCATCTCACCGGCATTGGAAGCCACCGATATTGACGCTCTCTACCGGGCCAAGTTCAGCGGCGTCACAACCACTATCACAATGACAAACGAAGCCTATGAAACCCACGTGGTCCGCCATGCTGACCTGCTTGCCGCTGAGAGGACTCCGACCGGACGAATAATGTCGACTTCTGACAGACAGTTCTGGCAGGTATTGGGATCAGTATCTCCTATAGGTATGGAAGTCGAGAATGGGGCGAAGGCTTCACTATTATCAGCCTTCGATGGGGACGAGTGGTTCAGCCTGGCTGACTCTACCAATCTTGCCGCAAAAGAAGTCATTGAACTGCAGTTCCCAAATATTGACGGTGACAAATTCGGAATAGCGATTGCCTGCCGGCAATCGTTGATGAGCACCTATCTGCTTTATCAAACGCTCGCTTACATGGGAA contains:
- a CDS encoding peptidylprolyl isomerase gives rise to the protein MQIVYVRRIGMLVAAVLTAAMIFGCSSEKSSFSQEGPINSDTYLATIDGSPAVTLGALFEQMQRMTAPGGNKPSTPENAFDELLYRKLAEIKAGTFKDFDKKEIDRLAKNRFHDVLMQFLYEKTIANRVVVSEASIDSLYQANIALYSVPERRAVTHILFSENPKAWEAVGVDVTGLSVEQLRAKAKSECQRCYQEVMAGADIAELASKWSHDSNSKARNGASGWFARPEMVEEFSNAAFSLGVGKVSKPFSSIYGWHLLRVDSASTEVIQPLDSVLREQLRAELRSGEESAYGQVMVDSIFRLAEFEWNEELLAKTTGDYDPFDWVCIVNKTDTIDAIVLRENELMYRTRNRTSEVSPEIRKDIVRVKATPWVLISSARQMGLMDTDTMRNAFENFRRAEIVNRIFRDRVPTDLTWTDEQLESYYNSHIGDFKSDKPVQLQHIVFEDSLRAIEALKEIRAGADFRATAMKYYPGDDDFKEAAFDLGWISRDDVSPELYDRAWLTPVGEVSGPQRSQWGFHLIKVLDRKSQLDFQGAKTDVRRKMREEAYKQTEEKWIAGLKEGRDIVRLDEIWDQIDFTNPMRYRAVADSIKQAQASSATSGK
- a CDS encoding aminotransferase class I/II-fold pyridoxal phosphate-dependent enzyme translates to MNFIDLRSDTVTRPSAAMREAIANAEVGDDVFNDDPTVARLERMTAELLGKEAGLFVPTGTMGNQVAIKTLSNPGDEILCDEGCHIFNYEASAGAVVSGLLFHVVRGVRGVITAADLAPLIRPGDLHSPRTSIIALENTHNRAGGTVFPIEVMQSIRQLADEQRIMVHLDGARLWNAHISTGIPLADYSQCADTVSVCYSKGLGAPIGSCILGDREFIAEARRTRKMFGGGMRQVGILAAAAIYALENNISRLVEDHENAWYLAESLSEIEGVYIDLDSVQTNIVVMDIAGAGREVPDVIYSLKEKGVLAVQFGRTKIRCVTHFDVNRDDIRDAIKIFKEVFEA